From a single Myotis daubentonii chromosome 5, mMyoDau2.1, whole genome shotgun sequence genomic region:
- the BSG gene encoding basigin encodes MAAALLLVLGLVLSVESGSGAGSNITTSKLIVDSKTRLTCTLDSSDTAILGHRWTKGDKVLQEDSEPDLTTQYEVDTHESAGQYFCTFLSEPTGRTAGVNVEGPPKVKAVKKSEHATEGETVVLACKSESFPPVTDWLWYKINDNGVQIFNNASQNKVVMSSETKTELHIQNLDLEADPGKYACNGTNAEGTDQAIITLRVRNRLAALWPFLGIVAEVLVLVTIIFIYEKRRKPDEVLDDEDTGSAPLKSSGHMNDKDKNVRQRNAN; translated from the exons GGAGCAATATCACAACTTCCAAACTTATTGTTGACTCCAAAACACGCCTCACCTGCACCTTGGATTCCAGTGACACTGCCATCCTGGGACACCGCTGGACGAAAGGGGACAAGGTGCTGCAGGAGGACTCGGAGCCCGATTTGACAACGCAGTATGA GGTAGACACACACGAGAGCGCAGGACAGTACTTCTGCACCTTCCTCTCGGAACCTACAGGCAGAACCGCTGGCGTGAATGTGGAGG GGCCCCCCAAGGTTAAGGCTGTGAAGAAGTCAGAGCATGCCACTGAAGGAGAGACAGTTGTGCTGGCCTGCAAGTCTGAGTCTTTCCCCCCGGTTACCGACTGGTTGTGGTACAAGATAAACGACAATGGGGTCCAG ATTTTCAACAACGCGTCCCAGAACAAGGTTGTGATGTCCTCGGAGACCAAGACGGAGTTGCACATCCAGAACCTAGACCTGGAGGCAGACCCTGGCAAGTATGCCTGCAATGGCACCAATGCAGAGGGCACTGACCAGGCCATCATCACGCTGCGTGTGCGCAACCGCCTCGCTGCCCTCTGGCCCTTCCTGGGTATCGTGGCTGAGGTGCTCGTGCTTGTCACCATCATCTTCATCTATGAGAAGCGGCGGAAGCCGGACGAGGTCCTGGATG ATGAGGACACGGGCTCTGCTCCACT gaAGAGCAGCGGGCACATGAATGACAAAGACAAGAACGTCCGCCAGAGGAACGCCAACTGA